In the genome of Candidatus Brocadiia bacterium, one region contains:
- a CDS encoding phage terminase large subunit, whose amino-acid sequence MSRIRKKRLVENQAAHAIKANSEITLLPKQKEFIFLEDRFSALSGGFGSAKTFAGCMKGIILSAIFPGNSGVVCRKTYPELRDATRKTFLELMPQSWILDWNEAFNTMLLKNGSQILFRPIDDIRKQRSLNLGWFYIDQAEEVEESDFLDLVGRLRHPVSKQFGFLTVNPDGHNWVWKNFFDTSHPKYKGINSITSDNPYLPDDYIQSLLTNYPKDWLDKFFYGSHEVKSGIILSEYTDDLQVDPFIIPSQWIKARGMDWGVDKPCTKISVALGDDGIFYVFDCYGQAGNTPEEHAKSILERDIGMAYQFTKMDSTAWNRKGDTKETSKLSIAMQFIKAGLPMSPATRDWSGSVAYLKSMMKQGKVKFFRGHCDPLIEEIKTWKWGRPVAGKETPAVGEDHFVDGCRYVIYALSGRRSESAPAQKSKTEDSTVRSMILKKPGRSIIMYDSVTGCPRN is encoded by the coding sequence ATGAGCCGAATCCGCAAGAAAAGGCTGGTTGAGAATCAGGCCGCGCACGCTATAAAGGCCAATTCTGAGATCACGCTATTACCCAAGCAGAAAGAATTCATATTTCTTGAGGATCGATTCTCCGCGCTCTCCGGCGGGTTTGGTTCCGCTAAGACCTTTGCCGGCTGCATGAAGGGTATCATCCTATCCGCAATATTCCCCGGTAATAGCGGAGTGGTGTGTCGTAAGACATACCCCGAGCTGAGAGATGCTACGCGCAAGACCTTCCTGGAGTTAATGCCTCAATCCTGGATACTAGATTGGAACGAAGCGTTTAACACCATGCTTTTGAAAAACGGCTCTCAAATATTATTCAGACCCATAGACGACATACGGAAGCAGCGGTCTTTAAATCTTGGCTGGTTCTATATTGACCAGGCTGAGGAGGTTGAAGAAAGCGATTTCCTTGACCTTGTAGGCCGCTTGCGCCACCCTGTAAGCAAGCAGTTCGGATTTCTGACCGTGAACCCTGACGGGCATAATTGGGTATGGAAGAATTTCTTCGATACCTCGCATCCAAAATATAAGGGCATAAACAGCATAACAAGCGATAACCCCTATCTGCCTGATGATTATATCCAGTCGCTTTTGACCAATTATCCGAAAGACTGGCTTGATAAATTTTTCTATGGTTCCCATGAAGTTAAATCCGGAATAATTCTTTCCGAGTATACCGACGATCTACAGGTCGATCCTTTCATTATTCCTTCGCAATGGATAAAAGCGCGTGGCATGGATTGGGGCGTTGATAAGCCCTGCACTAAAATATCCGTTGCGCTTGGAGACGATGGAATATTCTATGTCTTTGACTGCTACGGCCAGGCCGGCAATACTCCGGAAGAACACGCCAAATCAATTTTAGAACGGGACATAGGTATGGCGTATCAGTTCACTAAGATGGACAGCACGGCCTGGAACAGGAAAGGCGACACCAAGGAAACATCCAAGCTGAGTATCGCAATGCAGTTTATAAAAGCCGGACTGCCTATGTCTCCGGCTACAAGGGACTGGAGCGGATCGGTCGCATACTTGAAGTCCATGATGAAGCAAGGGAAGGTTAAATTCTTCCGCGGGCATTGCGACCCCTTGATCGAAGAAATAAAAACATGGAAATGGGGTCGGCCAGTAGCTGGTAAAGAAACCCCGGCTGTAGGTGAAGATCATTTTGTCGATGGGTGTAGGTATGTTATCTACGCACTATCCGGCCGGCGGTCTGAATCAGCGCCGGCACAGAAAAGCAAGACGGAGGACAGCACGGTAAGAAGCATGATTTTAAAAAAGCCAGGCAGGTCGATTATCATGTACGATTCTGTTACGGGTTGTCCGAGGAATTAG